The genomic interval GGCTGATAGTCGAGTGAAAACTCGCCGCGATCGAACGCCTTCGCGAGCGCGTTGTGGAGGAGGAGCCGGTTGTGGATGGCGCTGTCCCCACTCTCGCTGTACAGGCACAGCCGGTGCCCGCCCTGCTCCTTGGCCGCGTACATCGAGATGTCCGCATACCGGAGCAACGTATCGACGTCGCGGCTGTGGTCCGGATAGATGGCCGCTCAGATGCTGATGCCCATCGGTATCCATTCGCCCATGACCTGGAGCGGTTCGCGAAACGCGTCCAGACAGCGGGCTGCGGTTTCCCGCACATCCTCCTCTCCCGCGATCCCGGCCTGAATCACCGTGAATTCGTCGCCGCCCATGCGGTACACCTTCGCCCGGCCGCGGAGGGTCTGTTGCAGGCGCTCGGCGATGGCCTTGAGCGTCGCGTCGCCGAACTGATGGCCGAAGGTGTCGTTCACGTATTTGAAGCCGTCGAAGTCGAGGAGAAAGACGGCGAGCTTTTCGCCCCGCCGCTCGGCCTGTTCCACCGCCGCGCGCAGATCGTGCTCGAACTGCTGGCGGTTGGGTAGACGCGTCAGGGCGTCGGTGAAAGCGAGGCGCTGCAGTTCCACCTGATGGACCTTGCGGTCCGTGATGTCCATCGCGAGCCCCTCGAGGTAGGTGACGCGGCCGTCGGGGCCAAAGCGCGGATACAAGTGGACCGCCACCCACCGCTCGGTTCCGTTCCGATGGCGGATGCGGTATTCGCTGCGCGCGCCGGACCCCGTGCGAACGGGTTCGGTGGCGAGGGCGAGATCGTCCGGATGGACCAAGGAGAGCCACAGGTGCGGGTCCTTCACGAGTTCGTCGCTCGAATAGCCGGACATCGCCTCGCACGCGTTGGAAGCGTAGATCAGCCGATTCGAGG from Alicyclobacillus acidocaldarius subsp. acidocaldarius DSM 446 carries:
- a CDS encoding diguanylate cyclase domain-containing protein; translation: MHSRSPQSGDENGLQARQLEDWLVREAPLAVFGVDRENRVNLWSSPAARMLGWELDEILGGPAPFWWADGDFERYLGEIEQRGRVNGRLVKWRTKAGAALESETWAWSSGSGGLVFVVTDHVRDTEMYAEVAQSRNFIERIADAADICLFAYDVASNRLIYASNACEAMSGYSSDELVKDPHLWLSLVHPDDLALATEPVRTGSGARSEYRIRHRNGTERWVAVHLYPRFGPDGRVTYLEGLAMDITDRKVHQVELQRLAFTDALTRLPNRQQFEHDLRAAVEQAERRGEKLAVFLLDFDGFKYVNDTFGHQFGDATLKAIAERLQQTLRGRAKVYRMGGDEFTVIQAGIAGEEDVRETAARCLDAFREPLQVMGEWIPMGISI